A single window of Montipora capricornis isolate CH-2021 chromosome 14, ASM3666992v2, whole genome shotgun sequence DNA harbors:
- the LOC138032021 gene encoding LOW QUALITY PROTEIN: uncharacterized protein (The sequence of the model RefSeq protein was modified relative to this genomic sequence to represent the inferred CDS: deleted 1 base in 1 codon; substituted 2 bases at 2 genomic stop codons) has translation MADSSERMQRRFSEENDIPGASLCGRKPSELKNEDLKFWLKCRGDPAKGLKTKAELVKRVEEYIRSGRDKIIVDPDPNCLYTKRKQQRSSTPSASNIEPSHDISPIKYPDNGWSTSLTKMPMFTKAEMNEHITRSGKHIANKDHHSVPTSLRKAKTFLEDEYLHEIIAASDQHVFYFKAKCCHSFRKNDPPHSLKLALCIVKGDVLDSNCTCVAGKVGFCNHISALMLKICKFTLFEAKSTKDLCDEKDENPELPCTSQLQNWHKKGGGENIFPQPVMEVVVKKTKLDESSSPRGGAGVKCLLYEARKQPNYDPVRENTFKSELSSLDPNMGFAQMSEGTSSTDLTNSKFGKCPVGSIMSYQTSFTESNFSAVANLTSVPRTMLQXLNAQXLNYYPRFPLCNDNDMVVPRELSDTEEALIKHLTVHEDRIHSIESTTREQAGCDEWKSQRTYRFTASKFHLISRRKRNHQSFAQSLMHTKPFSSKYVTHGLKYEPIALQQYEKFMFNRKTPVAVLKSGFVVSKSCAVLGASPDAKVVDFGCSLCFGLAEVKCPYTKFHVTPLEACSDPTFFMEKVSETECKLKRDHPYYAQVQGQLGITGAKWCDFIVYTGKGIYIERVPFDATYWQNLRTELLQYYFEHFLKFAAADFQNSVEGH, from the exons AGTGGAAGAGTACATCCGGTCTGGTagagataaaattattgttgacCCTGATCCCAACTGCCTTTATACCAAAAGAAAGCAGCAACGAAGCAGTACACCGTCGGCATCGAACATAGAACCATCACACG ATATCAGTCCCATTAAATATCCTGACAACGGATGGAGTACTTCTCTAACCAAAATGCCAATGTTCACTAAAGCAGAAATGAATGAACACATCACAAGATCTGGCAAGCACATAGCAAATAAAGACCATCACTCTGTTCCGACTTCACTGCGGAAAGCTAAAACATTTCTTGAAGATGAGTACCTTCACGAAATAATAGCAGCCAGCGATCAGcatgttttttatttcaaagctaAATGCTGTCATAGCTTTCGGAAAAATGATCCTCCGCACTCATTGAAACTTGCCTTGTGTATTGTCAAAGGGGATGTTTTGGACAGCAACTGTACTTGTGTGGCTGGCAAGGTTGGTTTCTGTAACCATATTTCAGCCTTAATGCTAAAGATCTGCAAATTCACTCTGTTTGAGGCAAAATCCACAAAAGATCTATGTGACGAGAAAGATGAAAATCCCGAGTTGCCTTGTACATCCCAGCTGCAAAACTGGCACAAGAAAGGTGgtggagaaaacattttccctcaACCAGTCATGGAGGTTGTTGTCAAAAAGACTAAACTGGATGAGTCAAGCAGCCCACGAGGTGGTGCGGGTGTGAAATGCCTGTTATACGAGGCACGCAAACAGCCTAACTATGATCCTGTACGTGAAAATACTTTTAAATCTGAACTTTCTTCACTTGACCCCAATATGGGTTTTGCTCAAATGAGTGAAGGAACTTCAAGTACTGATCTGACAAACTCTAAATTTGGGAAATGCCCTGTTGGTTCCATTATGAGCTATCAGACATCATTCACTGAGTCAAACTTTTCTGCTGTGGCAAATTTGACCTCGGTGCCAAGA ACAATGCTGCAGTAATTAAATGCCCAATAACTTAATTATTATCCTAGATTTCCCTTGtgtaatgataatgacatggtTGTACCAAGAGAGCTGAGTGACACTGAAGAGGCATTAATAAAGCATTTAACTGTTCATGAGGACAGAATacattcaattgaaagtactACCAGGGAACAAGCAGGATGTGATGAATGGAAGTCACAACGCACATACCGCTTCACAGCTTCGAAATTCCATCTTATCTCAAGGCGAAAAAGAAATCACCAAAGTTTTGCTCAATCACTCATGCATACAAAGCCCTTTTCATCGAAGTATGTCACACATGGCTTAAAGTATGAACCTATTGCCCTCCAGCAATATGAAAAGTTTATGTTTAACAGAAAAACTCCGGTTGCAGTTCTCAAAAGTGGATTTGTGGTTTCGAAAAGTTGTGCTGTGCTTGGTGCATCACCAGATGCCAAAGTTGTTGACTTTGGATGTTCACTTTGCTTTGGGCTGGCTGAGGTAAAATGCCCTTACACAAAATTCCATGTGACCCCCCTGGAGGCATGCTCTGACCCCACCTTTTTTATGGAAAAAGTCAGCGAAACAGAGTGTAAACTGAAGAGGGACCATCCATATTATGCCCAAGTTCAAGGACAATTGGGGATTACTGGAGCCAAGTGGTGCGATTTTATTGTGTATACTGGAAAGGGAATTTACATTGAGAGAGTACCATTTGATGCAACCTATTGGCAGAACCTCAGGACCGAACTTCTTCAGTATTActttgaacattttttaaaatttgccgCAGCAGATTTTCAAAATTCAGTTGAAGGTCATTAG
- the LOC138032509 gene encoding THAP domain-containing protein 1-like: protein MPTHCCVPECTKKGCRDENGNKISHFKFPIDDPQLKRKWLHAIRRDEGKYFKVTEATKVCSRHFRPGDIKKTLAGKNELRPGVVPSLFAWIRTSPRKRKAPIARDFGIKPPSKVARKLNVSSVDLVDHIPNNSANDDPVEFAESADGNMSFSCSVRDAEMQTEPEFGSDTELRQQVLEQKSQLEIATRRIEALQKQLFLVDRFKDDDSSMRFYTGFPNWSTFLAVFNYLNPGDEGENIAYWLSQSNVSVPAEFYDESEGEPSRKLGRPRNLRPIDEYFAVMCRLRQGLPEEHLAHLFKVSVSTMCHWYCLETI, encoded by the exons ATGCCAACTCACTGCTGTGTGCCAGAATGCACAAAGAAAGGCTGCCGTGacgaaaatggaaataaaatatcGCACTTTAAATTTCCGATCGATGACCCTCAGTTGAAGAGAAAATGGCTACACGCTATAAGAAGAGATGAAGGGAAATACTTCAAAGTGACTGAGGCTACAAAAGTATGCTCGAGACACTTCAGGCCAGGTGACATTAAGAAAACCCTCGCTGGTAAAAATGAACTGAGACCTGGAGTTGTGCCTTCCTTGTTTGCATGGATTAGGACATCACCACGCAAGAGAAAGGCTCCGATTGCACGAGACTTCGGAATTAAACCTCCAAGTAAAGTGGCCCGTAAATTAAACGTTTCATCCGTAGATTTAGTGGATCACATTCCGAATAACTCTGCAAACGACGACCCAGTTGAATTCGCCGAGAGCGCTGATGGAAACATGTCATTTTCTTGCAGTGTGAGAGATGCAGAGATGCAAACAGAACCGGAATTTGGAAGCGATACAGAACTTCGACAGCAAGTATTGGAACAAAAATCTCAGTTGGAAATTGCTACTCGACGTATCGAGGCGCttcaaaaacaattatttttggtAGACAGATTTAAAGACGATGACTCTTCAATGAGGTTTTACACTGGTTTCCCAAACTGGAGTACATTTTTGGCTGTCTTTAATTATTTGAATCCAGGAGATGAAGGGGAAAACATAGCCTACTGGCTTTCTCAATCAAATGTGTCTGTTCCAGCGGAATTCTATGACGAATCAGAGGGAGAACCGTCAAGAAAACTTGGTAGACCAAGAAACTTGAGGCCTATTGATGAATATTTTGCTGTTATGTGCAGACTCAGACAAGGACTACCTGAAGAACATCTTGCACATCTTTTTAAAGTTTCAGTGTCTACA ATGTGTCATTGGTACTGCCTTGAAACAATATAA
- the LOC138032114 gene encoding beta-1,3-galactosyltransferase 1-like, whose protein sequence is MSRNAMAFHWRRKRGIVWFGICLSILTLLFYLSQRSDSYDQGRAFVDLSNKLRLLCDDVRNKRQANSSIKVSAVSSSCTQLNFSFSSVVVEPSVSAMESNLFMFVLVTSGVTDKFSVKRNAIRNTWLKQTGPNIWWRHAFVLGSVENGDGLSENEIKREAQRYNDILQFSSIDNYNNLVIKVLSGFRWAVTQVDPVFVLKADDDVYIRLPRLMLWLSNFGKSQFYGGQVTKGAIYVKDLGALVERFSGTNNVSFDCYAEPRFALYPVGAFYVLSSDAIVSLFQKMRKWKVFPVEDAYLGVVARDIGLKPVDIPGFLIRNRHFPYLRCTWNSLLALGHKFTSSDFYYIESKFLETDKLNLSTNFCGCVVYTFLTHPFVCVFMCFGVILIGVVEVIRQKRIF, encoded by the coding sequence ATGTCGAGAAATGCCATGGCGTTCCACTGGAGAAGGAAAAGAGGAATTGTTTGGTTTGGAATATGTCtttcaattttgactttgctgttttatttatCGCAGCGTTCAGATTCCTACGATCAAGGACGTGCGTTCGTCGACTTAAGTAATAAACTCAGACTCCTGTGCGATGATGTTCGCAACAAAAGACAAGCCAATTCGTCCATCAAGGTCTCTGCTGTTTCTTCGTCTTGTACACaattaaatttctctttctcctCGGTCGTCGTGGAGCCTTCTGTCTCAGCAATGGAGTCAAATTTATTTATGTTTGTTCTTGTCACTTCTGGAGTGACTGACAAGTTCTCGGTTAAACGGAATGCTATTCGGAATACGTGGTTAAAACAAACTGGCCCTAATATTTGGTGGAGACATGCCTTCGTTTTGggaagtgttgaaaatggcgatggGCTCAGCGAAAACGAAATCAAGCGAGAGGCACAGCGCTATAACGATATATTGCAGTTCAGCAGCATCGACAACTACAACAATTTAGTGATTAAAGTTCTTTCGGGCTTTCGTTGGGCTGTCACGCAAGTGGACCCGGTCTTTGTTCTGAAGGCAGACGATGATGTGTATATACGCCTACCACGTTTGATGCTCTGGCTCAGTAACTTTGGAAAGAGCCAATTTTACGGGGGACAGGTGACGAAAGGGGCCATTTATGTCAAGGACTTAGGAGCTTTGGTTGAACGTTTTTCTGGGACTAACAATGTATCCTTTGATTGTTACGCTGAGCCTCGCTTCGCGCTGTATCCCGTTGGAGCATTTTACGTGCTATCTTCTGATGCGATTGTATCTTTATTCCAAAAAATGAGGAAATGGAAAGTATTTCCTGTAGAAGACGCTTATTTGGGAGTCGTGGCTAGAGATATTGGTCTAAAGCCCGTAGATATCCCTGGATTTTTGATACGAAATCGACATTTTCCCTATCTCAGGTGTACGTGGAATTCCCTGCTTGCCCTGGGACATAAATTTACCAGCTCGGATTTTTATTACATAGAAAGCAAATTTCTAGAAACCGATAAACTTAATCTTTCGACGAATTTCTGTGGATGTGTTGTTTACACATTTTTAACACATCCTTTTGTCTGTGTATTTATGTGCTTCGGTGTTATACTCATAGGGGTAGTGGAAGTTATTCGACAAAAACGAATTTTTTAA
- the LOC138032243 gene encoding UDP-GalNAc:beta-1,3-N-acetylgalactosaminyltransferase 1-like, giving the protein MSSCWLRKRKIIFAWFGITLSILSWLLCFSQRSDFYDRGRANLNPSDRLKDDVRNKRQTNSSIIVPDVYSSCSQLNFSFSSVVVEPSLSGLESNLFMFVLITSGVNNKLFFSGKREAIRNTWLKQTGAKIWWRHAFVLGSAENGDGPTENEIKRETELYNDILQFSSIDNYNNLVIKVLSSFRWAVTRVNPRFILKADDDVYIRLPHLMLWLNNFGKGQFYGGHVNKGNIYRRHLGPLVERFSGPNIVSFDCYPAARFAQHTAGPFYVLSSDAMVSLFQNMRRWKVFPVEDAYLGVLARDIGLRPVHIPGFLVRNRQLSFHRCTWNSFVAVGHKFSSSDIYYVESKLQETDKLNLSMNFCWCVVYESLMNYFVFTCFGVVFTVVVTLNVIGRKRN; this is encoded by the coding sequence AATTACTCTTTCGATTTTGAGTTGGCTCTTGTGTTTCTCGCAACGTTCAGATTTTTACGATCGAGGACGTGCAAACCTCAACCCAAGTGATAGACTGAAAGATGATGTCCGCAACAAAAGACAAACCAATTCTTCGATCATTGTCCCTGATGTTTACTCGTCTTGTTCACaattaaatttctctttctcttctgtCGTCGTGGAACCTTCTCTCTCAGGACTGGAGTCAAATTTATTTATGTTTGTTCTCATCACTTCTGGAGTGAATAACAAATTATTCTTCTCGGGGAAAAGGGAAGCGATTCGGAATACGTGGTTAAAACAAACTGGCGCTAAGATTTGGTGGAGACATGCCTTCGTTTTGGGAAGTGCTGAAAATGGCGATGGGCCCACCGAGAACGAAATCAAGCGAGAGACAGAGCTCTATAATGATATATTGCAGTTCAGCAGCATCGATAACTACAACAATTTAGTGATTAAAGTTCTTTCCAGCTTTCGTTGGGCTGTCACGCGGGTAAACCCGCGCTTTATTCTGAAGGCAGACGATGATGTGTATATACGCTTACCACATTTGATGCTCTGGCTTAATAACTTTGGAAAGGGTCAATTTTACGGGGGACATGTGAATAAAGGGAACATTTATCGCAGGCACTTAGGACCTTTAGTTGAACGTTTTTCTGGGCCTAATATTGTATCTTTTGATTGTTATCCTGCCGCTCGTTTCGCGCAACATACCGCTGGACCTTTTTACGTCCTATCTTCAGATGCGATGGTGTCTTTGTTCCAAAACATGAGGAGATGGAAAGTGTTTCCTGTAGAAGACGCTTATTTGGGAGTCTTGGCTAGAGATATTGGTTTAAGGCCCGTTCATATCCCTGGATTTTTAGTAAGAAACCGACAACTTTCCTTCCACAGGTGTACGTGGAATTCCTTTGTTGCCGTGGGACACAAATTTAGCAGCTCAGATATTTATTACGTAGAAAGCAAATTACAAGAAACCGATAAACTTAATCTGTCGATGAATTTCTGTTGGTGTGTTGTTTATGAATCTTTAAtgaattattttgtctttaccTGCTTCGGTGTTGTATTTACAGTCGTTGTGACATTAAATGTTATTGGACGAAAACgcaattaa